From the genome of Erythrobacter litoralis, one region includes:
- a CDS encoding DUF3297 family protein produces the protein MTDETPQPAETAPGRDVPPDHLSVHPSSPHFNAEVLQRGVGIRFKDRVRTDIEEYSISEGWVRVQAGKTVDRKGNPLTIKLSGPVEAWFEDLGEDPPVAKKDG, from the coding sequence ATGACAGACGAAACCCCTCAACCCGCCGAAACCGCGCCCGGGCGCGACGTTCCGCCCGACCACCTCTCGGTCCATCCCAGCAGCCCGCACTTCAATGCCGAAGTGCTTCAGCGCGGCGTGGGCATCCGGTTCAAGGACCGCGTGCGCACCGACATCGAGGAATATTCGATCTCCGAAGGCTGGGTCCGGGTGCAGGCGGGCAAGACGGTCGACCGCAAGGGCAATCCGCTCACGATCAAGCTCTCCGGCCCGGTCGAGGCATGGTTCGAGGATCTTGGCGAAGACCCGCCGGTTGCGAAGAAGGACGGCTGA
- a CDS encoding DUF2721 domain-containing protein, whose protein sequence is MSTFDLLAAAQPFAFDLLERTASTPRVQAVVQQSLAPAFLLGAIGAIMNVIMTRMIWIAGRIERLEESDAEARSERAVRELAWLGRRRRAAQRAISFATAAAVNISLVIGLVFVSAYITAQIGSLIAFLWVLTMLLLVTGLAHFLHETRLAARGYGKAE, encoded by the coding sequence GTGAGCACGTTCGACCTTCTCGCAGCCGCCCAGCCCTTCGCCTTCGACCTTCTCGAGCGCACTGCCTCGACCCCGCGTGTGCAGGCAGTGGTGCAGCAGAGCCTAGCCCCGGCTTTCCTGCTCGGCGCGATCGGGGCGATCATGAATGTCATCATGACCCGGATGATTTGGATCGCGGGAAGGATCGAGCGGCTCGAGGAGAGCGACGCCGAAGCGCGTTCCGAGCGCGCCGTGCGCGAACTTGCCTGGCTCGGCCGGCGAAGGCGCGCGGCGCAGCGGGCGATTAGCTTCGCGACGGCGGCGGCGGTCAATATCAGCCTCGTGATCGGCCTCGTGTTCGTCTCGGCCTATATCACCGCTCAGATCGGCAGCCTGATCGCGTTCCTGTGGGTGCTGACCATGCTGCTGCTGGTGACCGGCCTCGCCCATTTTCTCCACGAAACCCGCCTCGCGGCGCGCGGATACGGCAAGGCCGAGTGA
- a CDS encoding (2Fe-2S)-binding protein, with amino-acid sequence MYICICNAIREDDLRRAALGCAGDAEATYAALGKRPNCGQCLGEAGKIIEQERALSACEKVAI; translated from the coding sequence ATGTATATCTGCATCTGCAACGCGATCCGCGAAGACGACCTGCGCCGCGCCGCGCTGGGCTGTGCGGGCGATGCCGAGGCCACTTATGCGGCGCTTGGCAAGCGTCCCAATTGCGGCCAGTGCCTTGGCGAAGCTGGGAAAATCATCGAGCAGGAACGCGCGCTTTCGGCTTGCGAGAAAGTCGCAATCTGA
- a CDS encoding DUF418 domain-containing protein, with protein sequence MSSIAGTGSTPDTPGNAAGFSAGETSLAPIAASERIDSLDFIRGIAVMGILAANIVAFGQPFAAYMYPSAFLTDHGATSEWMWIAQFVLVDGKMRGLFTLLFGAGLYLFMERVWERGGTRWRQMWRLFVLMVFGLVHFILIWAGDILFYYAVFGFLVVPCLRWSARVQLWVGLVGFVLGAAFYALNMTFLYAVADTPMGEQGDLVEVRAGLLEGKAEVLADDAIVTGLKQEGDYAGLVAYRAAEHWMDPLVNLTLFALETIPLMLIGVALYRFGFFSGAFDPRRMRFWGWTGVIFGAALHLAIALFVREGGFTYYMTLAAFVGWSPLPKLMMVLGLAALMVEYSPRWTGALAERVRAAGRAAFTNYLGTSILMLFVFHGWALGLFGQLTRPQLYIVVVLTWAFMLLWSKPWLERFRYGPLEWLWRCLTYGQIFALKR encoded by the coding sequence GTGAGCAGCATTGCGGGTACGGGATCCACGCCCGATACACCGGGGAATGCGGCGGGCTTTTCCGCCGGTGAGACGAGCCTCGCGCCGATCGCGGCATCCGAGCGCATCGATAGCCTCGATTTCATCCGCGGCATAGCGGTCATGGGCATCCTCGCCGCCAATATCGTCGCGTTCGGCCAGCCCTTCGCCGCCTACATGTATCCCTCCGCCTTCCTGACCGATCACGGCGCGACCTCCGAATGGATGTGGATCGCGCAGTTCGTCCTCGTCGACGGCAAGATGCGCGGACTGTTCACCCTGCTTTTCGGGGCTGGGCTCTATCTCTTCATGGAGCGTGTGTGGGAACGCGGCGGGACGCGCTGGCGGCAGATGTGGCGATTGTTCGTCCTGATGGTCTTTGGCCTCGTCCATTTCATCCTGATCTGGGCGGGAGACATCCTGTTCTATTACGCCGTCTTTGGCTTTCTCGTCGTGCCCTGTCTCAGATGGAGCGCCAGGGTCCAGCTTTGGGTCGGGCTGGTCGGCTTCGTCCTGGGGGCCGCTTTCTACGCGCTCAACATGACCTTCCTCTACGCCGTGGCGGACACCCCGATGGGCGAACAGGGCGATCTGGTCGAGGTGCGCGCGGGGCTTTTGGAGGGCAAGGCCGAAGTGCTCGCCGACGATGCGATCGTGACGGGGCTCAAGCAGGAGGGCGATTATGCGGGGCTCGTCGCTTATCGCGCGGCCGAACACTGGATGGACCCGCTCGTCAATCTCACATTGTTCGCGCTGGAGACGATCCCGCTGATGCTGATCGGCGTGGCGCTTTATCGCTTCGGATTCTTCTCGGGCGCGTTCGATCCGCGGCGAATGCGGTTCTGGGGTTGGACGGGCGTGATCTTCGGTGCCGCCCTGCATCTCGCCATCGCCTTGTTCGTGCGCGAAGGCGGTTTCACCTATTACATGACGCTTGCGGCTTTCGTCGGCTGGAGCCCGCTGCCGAAGCTCATGATGGTGCTCGGTCTTGCCGCGCTGATGGTCGAATATTCGCCGCGCTGGACGGGCGCGCTGGCCGAGCGCGTGCGTGCGGCGGGGAGGGCGGCGTTCACCAATTACCTCGGCACCTCGATCCTGATGCTGTTCGTGTTTCACGGCTGGGCGCTGGGGCTGTTCGGACAGCTGACGCGGCCGCAGCTCTACATCGTCGTCGTGCTGACCTGGGCCTTCATGCTGCTGTGGTCGAAGCCCTGGCTCGAGCGCTTTCGCTACGGGCCGCTCGAATGGCTTTGGCGCTGCCTGACCTATGGCCAAATTTTTGCGCTGAAGCGGTGA
- a CDS encoding dihydroorotase, with translation MKQVRPITIIGGRMVTPEGVAEGSLRLVDGLIEALGPEVRAKEGDEIIEARGRLVVPGLVDFGVFAVDKPAFHFGGITRAALMPDQSPPLDYPSRVGHIAKSGKPDLWVHPLAAATRSLEGRELAEIALMKEAGARGVATGRRWIGDSGVMLRLLQYAAMLDLVVVSHAEDAGLAGEAAATAGEIATRLGLPAALAEAEALAIARDVALAEMAGARLHVRQVTTARGLDLVREAKRRGVAVTCGISPAHFMLSDLATADFRTFTRLSPPLRSEADRQAARVAIGEGVVDVITSSHDPCGPEDKRLPFADAAPGMAGAETLLAMTLNLVRDGVIDTARAFELLAANPARLLGVPAGRLEPSLEADIALVDPDAPWVIDRRRMEATADNTPFDRQGAEGRVRMLLKGGVRVGGDTQ, from the coding sequence ATGAAGCAGGTGCGGCCCATCACGATCATCGGCGGCAGGATGGTCACGCCGGAGGGCGTTGCCGAGGGCTCGCTGCGGCTAGTCGACGGGCTGATCGAGGCGCTCGGTCCCGAGGTGAGAGCGAAGGAGGGCGATGAGATCATCGAGGCGCGCGGACGCCTCGTCGTGCCGGGCCTGGTCGATTTCGGCGTGTTCGCGGTCGACAAGCCGGCATTCCATTTCGGCGGCATCACAAGGGCCGCTTTGATGCCCGACCAGTCGCCGCCGCTCGATTACCCGAGCCGGGTCGGCCACATCGCCAAGAGCGGCAAGCCCGACCTGTGGGTTCACCCGCTCGCCGCAGCGACGCGCTCGCTGGAGGGGCGCGAACTGGCCGAGATCGCGTTGATGAAGGAAGCCGGCGCGCGCGGCGTCGCGACCGGGAGGCGCTGGATCGGCGACAGCGGCGTCATGCTACGGCTGCTGCAATATGCCGCGATGCTCGACCTCGTCGTGGTGAGCCATGCCGAGGATGCAGGCCTTGCAGGCGAAGCCGCCGCGACCGCGGGCGAGATAGCGACCCGGCTCGGCCTGCCCGCCGCGCTCGCCGAGGCAGAGGCGCTCGCCATCGCACGCGACGTTGCGCTCGCCGAAATGGCCGGGGCGCGGCTCCATGTCAGGCAGGTGACGACCGCGCGCGGCCTTGACCTCGTGCGTGAAGCGAAGCGGCGCGGTGTTGCCGTGACCTGCGGGATCAGCCCGGCGCATTTCATGCTTTCCGACCTCGCCACCGCCGATTTCCGCACTTTCACCCGCCTTTCGCCTCCCCTGCGCAGCGAAGCCGATCGCCAAGCCGCGCGCGTTGCTATCGGCGAGGGCGTTGTCGATGTCATCACCAGCAGCCACGATCCGTGCGGGCCGGAGGACAAGCGCCTGCCTTTCGCCGATGCGGCGCCGGGCATGGCGGGGGCGGAAACGCTGCTCGCCATGACGCTCAATCTCGTGCGCGACGGCGTGATCGACACCGCCCGCGCTTTCGAGCTGCTCGCGGCCAATCCGGCGCGCCTGCTGGGCGTACCTGCGGGTAGGCTCGAGCCGAGTCTGGAGGCTGACATCGCGCTTGTCGATCCCGATGCGCCCTGGGTCATCGACCGGCGCAGGATGGAGGCGACCGCAGACAATACGCCTTTCGACCGCCAGGGCGCCGAGGGCCGGGTGAGGATGCTGCTGAAGGGCGGTGTGCGCGTGGGCGGCGACACCCAGTAA
- the bfr gene encoding bacterioferritin, which yields MKGDPKVVEFLNKALTNELTAINQYWLHYRVLADWGLTKLADYERHESIEEMQHADRLAERILFLNALPNFQAIHKLKVGETVEEILKADLALEHEAIPLLREAAAYCQEVKDFTSGQIFEDILANEEEHVDFLETQFDMIERMGLENYCQLQSVPAGEGETGAGK from the coding sequence ATGAAGGGCGATCCGAAAGTCGTGGAGTTCCTGAACAAGGCGCTCACCAATGAACTCACCGCCATCAACCAGTACTGGCTGCATTACCGCGTCCTGGCCGATTGGGGCCTGACCAAGCTTGCCGATTACGAGCGCCACGAATCGATCGAGGAAATGCAGCACGCCGATCGGCTGGCAGAGCGCATCCTGTTCCTCAACGCGCTCCCCAACTTCCAGGCGATTCACAAGCTTAAGGTCGGTGAGACGGTCGAGGAGATCCTCAAGGCCGATCTCGCGCTGGAACACGAGGCAATCCCGCTCCTGCGTGAAGCGGCGGCCTATTGCCAGGAGGTCAAGGACTTCACCTCGGGCCAGATCTTCGAGGACATTCTCGCCAACGAGGAAGAGCATGTCGATTTCCTCGAAACTCAGTTCGACATGATCGAGCGCATGGGGCTCGAAAATTACTGCCAGCTGCAGAGCGTCCCCGCAGGCGAGGGCGAAACCGGCGCGGGCAAGTAG
- a CDS encoding tetratricopeptide repeat protein, with protein sequence MDRTAINRTKGPGIGPKLGLVVTTALASAALAGCTSTGAPPAETSFTKAQSALAKGDSVKAISHAEAAVLAEPRNPAFRAMLGAAYLENGRFESAATSFGDALALGHEDPRTVLSFALASIATGDSKTAVATLREWENAIPGDDLGLAYALAGQPERGIHVLTNAVRAGLATPKARQNLAYTYALAGNWRAARVMAAEDVPADKLDARLSEWAANSAPEDYRARVAGLLRVTPVADSGLPAMLALSNFPSQEQRVAEAAATIPAPEKLAEASETEKLVFARTDDAGEKAAKAEKVAKVAQVEQVKPAEKVETIDPTPVRFAAAEPRKAAKPEAKPAAKPAPRVSDTVPAAALDTAAMAKTSAKDEAEGAKPEAKPAAKPAARVAAASGPRFVSNPVVQTVPAANPQAKPAAKSAPTRIAASASQRRMAATEAASEPASAKPSGADTHLVQLGSWDSHELAKDGWEKLKRKFPQLTDHDVVITEALVNGKTYFRVAAAGFGLSDARSMCRTVKSGGRGCFAYAKTNPPAGAVDRGVRIAARTK encoded by the coding sequence ATGGATCGCACTGCCATCAACCGCACCAAAGGTCCGGGGATCGGACCCAAGCTCGGTCTTGTCGTCACCACTGCGCTCGCCAGCGCGGCTCTGGCCGGTTGCACCTCGACCGGTGCGCCGCCCGCCGAGACCTCCTTCACCAAGGCGCAGAGCGCGCTTGCCAAGGGCGATTCGGTCAAGGCGATCTCCCATGCCGAGGCCGCCGTCCTCGCCGAGCCGCGCAATCCCGCCTTCCGGGCGATGCTGGGTGCGGCCTATCTCGAGAACGGCCGGTTCGAAAGCGCCGCGACGAGCTTCGGCGACGCGCTCGCGCTCGGTCATGAAGACCCGCGCACTGTGCTGAGCTTCGCACTCGCCAGCATCGCGACGGGCGATTCGAAGACGGCAGTCGCCACGCTGCGCGAATGGGAAAACGCCATTCCGGGCGACGATCTGGGCCTTGCCTATGCGCTCGCCGGACAGCCCGAGCGCGGCATCCACGTGCTCACCAATGCGGTGCGCGCCGGCCTTGCGACGCCCAAGGCGCGGCAGAACCTCGCCTACACCTATGCCCTGGCCGGCAACTGGCGTGCGGCGCGCGTCATGGCGGCAGAGGACGTGCCCGCCGACAAGCTCGATGCGCGCCTGTCCGAATGGGCCGCGAATTCGGCGCCCGAAGACTACCGCGCCCGTGTCGCCGGCCTTCTGCGCGTGACGCCCGTGGCCGATAGCGGCCTGCCCGCGATGCTCGCCCTTTCAAACTTCCCGAGCCAGGAACAGAGGGTAGCCGAGGCCGCCGCAACGATCCCGGCCCCGGAAAAGCTCGCCGAGGCGAGCGAGACGGAGAAGCTGGTCTTCGCCCGCACCGATGATGCCGGGGAAAAGGCCGCGAAGGCTGAAAAGGTCGCAAAGGTGGCGCAGGTTGAGCAGGTCAAGCCGGCCGAAAAGGTCGAAACGATCGACCCGACCCCGGTGCGCTTCGCAGCGGCCGAGCCGCGCAAGGCCGCCAAGCCCGAGGCGAAGCCGGCTGCCAAGCCCGCCCCGCGTGTTTCGGACACGGTTCCGGCTGCTGCGCTCGATACTGCGGCGATGGCCAAGACCTCAGCGAAGGACGAAGCCGAAGGCGCCAAGCCCGAAGCAAAGCCGGCTGCCAAGCCTGCGGCGCGCGTCGCCGCTGCGAGCGGTCCGCGTTTCGTCTCCAATCCCGTCGTGCAGACCGTTCCCGCCGCCAATCCGCAGGCGAAGCCCGCGGCGAAATCCGCCCCCACCCGCATCGCGGCAAGCGCTTCGCAGCGCCGCATGGCCGCGACCGAAGCGGCGAGCGAGCCCGCTTCGGCAAAACCGTCGGGCGCGGACACCCATCTCGTCCAGCTCGGCAGCTGGGACAGCCATGAACTTGCCAAGGATGGCTGGGAAAAGCTCAAGCGCAAGTTCCCGCAGCTCACGGACCACGACGTCGTCATCACCGAGGCCCTCGTGAACGGGAAAACCTATTTCCGCGTCGCTGCGGCTGGCTTCGGCCTGTCGGACGCGCGGAGCATGTGCCGCACGGTCAAGTCCGGCGGAAGAGGCTGCTTTGCCTATGCCAAGACCAACCCGCCTGCGGGCGCGGTCGATCGCGGCGTGCGGATCGCAGCGCGCACGAAGTAG
- a CDS encoding ParA family protein — protein sequence MRVLALASQKGGSGKTTLSGHLAVQAQRAGAGPVVLIDIDPQGSLADWWNEREAEYPAFAQTTVSRLANDLAVLRQQGFKLAVIDTPPAITMAIQSVIGVAELIVVPTRPSPHDLRAVGATVDLCERAGKPLVFVVNAATPKAKITSEAAVALSQHGTVAPITLHHRTDFAASMIDGRTVMEVDPESRSAAEITALWKYINDRLEKNFRRTVFAAAPNGQVPANGVHRPAGGFGRRVAQ from the coding sequence TTGCGTGTACTCGCTTTGGCATCGCAGAAAGGCGGATCGGGGAAAACCACCCTGTCCGGACACCTTGCCGTCCAGGCCCAGCGCGCAGGCGCCGGCCCGGTCGTATTGATCGACATCGACCCGCAGGGTTCGCTGGCCGATTGGTGGAACGAGCGCGAGGCTGAATATCCGGCCTTCGCCCAGACCACCGTCTCGCGCCTCGCGAACGATCTCGCGGTGCTTCGTCAACAGGGATTCAAGCTGGCCGTGATCGACACGCCGCCGGCAATCACCATGGCCATCCAGTCGGTCATCGGCGTAGCCGAGCTTATCGTGGTCCCGACCCGGCCGAGCCCGCACGACCTGCGCGCCGTCGGCGCCACGGTCGATCTGTGCGAACGCGCGGGCAAGCCGCTGGTGTTCGTGGTCAACGCCGCCACTCCCAAGGCAAAGATCACCTCCGAGGCCGCCGTTGCGCTTTCGCAGCATGGAACGGTCGCGCCGATAACGCTCCACCATCGCACCGACTTTGCCGCCTCGATGATCGACGGCCGCACGGTGATGGAAGTCGATCCCGAAAGCCGCAGTGCCGCCGAGATCACGGCGCTGTGGAAGTACATCAACGATCGGCTGGAAAAGAATTTCCGTCGTACCGTCTTCGCCGCCGCCCCGAACGGGCAGGTTCCGGCGAACGGAGTCCATCGCCCGGCCGGCGGTTTCGGCCGCCGGGTTGCGCAGTAA
- the der gene encoding ribosome biogenesis GTPase Der translates to MEKPEKPQVIIIGRPNVGKSTLFNRLVGKRLALVDDQPGVTRDRRMGDAEIAGLRFTIVDTAGWEDEDELSLPGRMRKQTEASLEGADAALFVIDARAGLTPLDTEIARYLREHDVPIVLVANKAEGAAGEAGALESYSLGLGEPVALSAEHGEGIADLFGGLWPIIGAKAEAADEPQELEEDYEEAPLGPLKLAIVGRPNAGKSTLINRLLGEDRLLTGPEAGITRDSIAIDWGWTDPKTGDVRQVRLIDTAGMRKKRNVTEKLEKLSVADARRAVDFAEVVILLLDATQGLEHQDLKIASAVLEEGRALMVAINKWDVAEDASHLFNGVRHALDDGLAQVRGLPLLAVSAKTGKGLDAMIGAAFDLRDSWSKRVPTAALNRWFDDALSANPPPAPGGKRIKLRYITQAGTRPPRFVVFGTRLDALPKSYERYLVNSIRDNLGFEAVPVRVNLRSPKNPYGGKDR, encoded by the coding sequence ATGGAAAAGCCGGAAAAACCGCAAGTCATCATCATCGGCCGACCCAATGTCGGCAAGTCCACCCTGTTCAACCGGCTGGTGGGCAAAAGGCTCGCCCTTGTCGACGACCAGCCGGGGGTGACCCGAGACCGGCGCATGGGCGATGCCGAAATCGCGGGCCTGCGCTTCACCATCGTCGATACGGCCGGTTGGGAGGACGAGGACGAACTCTCGCTGCCCGGGCGCATGCGCAAGCAGACCGAAGCGAGCCTCGAAGGCGCGGACGCGGCGCTGTTCGTGATCGACGCGCGCGCGGGCCTGACCCCGCTCGACACCGAGATCGCACGTTACCTGCGCGAACACGACGTGCCGATCGTCCTCGTCGCCAACAAGGCCGAAGGCGCCGCCGGAGAGGCGGGTGCGCTTGAATCCTATTCGCTGGGCCTTGGCGAACCGGTCGCCCTGTCGGCCGAACACGGAGAGGGGATCGCGGACCTGTTCGGCGGGCTGTGGCCGATAATCGGCGCCAAGGCCGAGGCGGCGGACGAACCCCAGGAGCTTGAGGAAGACTACGAGGAGGCCCCGCTCGGCCCACTCAAGCTCGCTATCGTCGGACGGCCCAACGCCGGCAAATCGACTCTCATAAACCGCCTGCTGGGCGAGGACCGCCTGCTGACCGGGCCCGAAGCCGGGATCACGCGCGATTCGATCGCGATCGACTGGGGCTGGACCGATCCGAAGACGGGCGACGTCCGGCAGGTCCGGCTGATCGACACGGCCGGGATGCGCAAGAAACGCAACGTCACCGAGAAGCTGGAAAAGCTCTCGGTCGCGGATGCCCGCCGCGCGGTCGATTTCGCCGAAGTCGTGATCCTCCTGCTCGACGCGACGCAGGGCCTCGAACATCAGGACCTCAAGATCGCCTCCGCCGTGCTAGAGGAAGGCCGCGCGCTGATGGTCGCGATCAACAAGTGGGACGTGGCCGAGGATGCCAGTCATCTGTTCAACGGCGTGCGCCATGCGCTCGACGATGGCCTTGCGCAGGTGCGCGGCCTGCCGCTACTCGCGGTCAGTGCGAAGACCGGCAAGGGGCTAGACGCCATGATCGGGGCGGCATTCGATCTACGCGACAGCTGGTCCAAGCGCGTGCCGACCGCGGCATTGAATCGTTGGTTCGACGATGCGCTCTCAGCCAATCCTCCGCCAGCGCCCGGCGGCAAGCGGATCAAGCTGCGCTATATCACGCAGGCCGGAACGCGCCCGCCGCGCTTCGTCGTGTTCGGCACGCGGCTTGATGCCCTGCCCAAGAGCTACGAGCGGTATCTAGTCAATTCGATCCGCGACAATCTGGGTTTCGAAGCGGTTCCGGTGCGGGTGAACCTGCGCAGTCCGAAAAATCCATACGGCGGGAAGGACCGGTGA
- a CDS encoding aspartate carbamoyltransferase catalytic subunit encodes MTTSPSSPQQPPSRGRFPAGRAAFPHRDLNGIGQLERHEILYVLDQAEQWVELNRQRSKHVDLLSGLTIINAFFENSTRTLLSFEIAGKRLGADVVNMQASTSSLKKGETLIDTAITLNAMRADAIVIRHGSSGATQLIADKVDCPVLNAGDGSHEHPTQALLDALALRYALAERGEAGEDFTGRTITICGDILHSRVARSSLLCLQALGATVRLCAPPSLMPAGIEAMGAERFHDFDAAIEGSDVVMMLRLQSERMAGQFIPSAREYRHLYGLTARRLERASPDLLVMHPGPMNRGVEIDSEVADLVGRSLITRQVEMGVAVRMACLDILTRTAREVDGWDATE; translated from the coding sequence ATGACCACGTCGCCGTCTTCACCGCAGCAACCGCCGTCGCGGGGCCGCTTTCCGGCGGGGCGGGCGGCGTTTCCGCACCGGGACCTCAACGGCATCGGCCAGCTTGAGCGGCACGAGATTCTCTACGTGCTCGATCAGGCCGAACAGTGGGTCGAACTGAACCGTCAGCGTTCGAAGCACGTCGATCTGCTGTCAGGGCTCACCATCATTAACGCCTTCTTCGAGAATTCGACCCGCACGCTTTTGTCATTCGAGATCGCGGGCAAGCGGCTGGGTGCGGACGTCGTCAACATGCAGGCCTCGACCTCGAGCCTGAAGAAGGGCGAGACGCTGATCGACACCGCGATCACGCTCAACGCGATGCGCGCAGACGCGATCGTGATCCGGCATGGGTCATCGGGGGCGACTCAGCTGATCGCGGACAAGGTCGATTGCCCGGTCCTGAATGCGGGCGACGGCAGCCATGAACACCCCACGCAGGCCCTGCTCGATGCGCTCGCACTGCGCTATGCGCTGGCCGAGCGCGGCGAGGCCGGGGAGGACTTCACCGGGCGCACGATCACGATCTGCGGCGACATCCTCCACAGCCGCGTCGCGCGCTCTTCGCTGCTGTGCCTGCAGGCGCTGGGGGCCACCGTGCGCCTGTGCGCGCCGCCCTCGCTGATGCCCGCGGGGATCGAGGCGATGGGGGCGGAGCGCTTCCACGATTTCGACGCCGCGATCGAGGGGAGCGACGTGGTCATGATGCTGCGCCTCCAGTCGGAGCGGATGGCCGGGCAGTTCATCCCCTCGGCGCGGGAATATCGCCATCTCTACGGGCTCACCGCGCGGCGGCTTGAGCGCGCCTCCCCGGACCTGCTGGTAATGCATCCGGGTCCGATGAACCGCGGGGTTGAGATCGACAGCGAGGTCGCCGACCTTGTGGGCCGCTCGCTGATAACCCGGCAGGTCGAAATGGGCGTTGCGGTCCGCATGGCGTGCCTCGACATCCTGACCCGGACGGCGCGCGAGGTCGATGGATGGGATGCGACCGAATGA
- a CDS encoding SPOR domain-containing protein encodes MHLNKRLLARSPVAVLTAAMALASAPGLASVKEGVDAWSAGDYARAVAEWRGPAANGDADALFNLAQAYRLGRGVEADIARARELYAEAARQGHVKAADNYGLLLFQQGEQEDAMPLIRNAADRGDPRAQYVLGLAHFNADYADKDWVRAYALLTLARSQGLPQATEALAQMDRYVPEMQRQEAQALARRLEMESIRRRAAELAAADLGGTDPGARPVLMAQSSAALPAPSSASPDFGPASGDAMRPIATSERAPAAQQAAVRVAAPPEKLPERMAASANPRGEWRVQLGAFGVHGNAERLWSKISDNPALAGTDRALVPAGRLMQLQAVGFGSRSDARAACLALRREGQACIVAAPPS; translated from the coding sequence ATGCACCTGAACAAACGCCTGCTCGCCCGTTCGCCCGTCGCCGTGCTCACTGCTGCGATGGCGCTCGCCTCCGCGCCCGGGCTCGCCAGCGTCAAGGAGGGCGTTGATGCATGGAGCGCGGGCGATTACGCCCGCGCCGTCGCCGAATGGCGCGGGCCTGCCGCGAATGGCGATGCGGATGCGCTGTTCAATCTCGCGCAGGCCTACAGGCTCGGCCGAGGGGTCGAAGCCGACATCGCCCGGGCGCGCGAACTCTATGCCGAGGCGGCGCGCCAGGGCCATGTGAAGGCAGCCGACAATTACGGCCTTTTGCTGTTCCAGCAGGGGGAGCAGGAAGACGCGATGCCGCTGATCCGCAATGCTGCCGATCGCGGCGATCCGCGCGCCCAGTATGTGCTGGGGCTGGCCCATTTCAACGCAGACTACGCGGACAAGGACTGGGTGCGGGCCTATGCGCTGCTTACGCTTGCCCGCTCGCAGGGCCTGCCGCAGGCGACGGAAGCGCTGGCGCAGATGGATCGCTACGTTCCCGAGATGCAGAGACAGGAGGCACAGGCGCTCGCCCGGAGGCTGGAGATGGAATCGATCCGCCGCCGCGCGGCCGAACTGGCCGCTGCCGATCTTGGCGGTACCGATCCCGGCGCCCGGCCGGTCCTGATGGCACAGAGCTCTGCCGCCCTTCCTGCTCCTTCCTCCGCTTCGCCGGACTTCGGGCCCGCTTCCGGCGATGCGATGCGGCCCATTGCGACAAGCGAGCGCGCGCCAGCTGCGCAGCAGGCGGCTGTGCGCGTTGCCGCGCCGCCGGAGAAATTGCCCGAGCGGATGGCAGCTTCCGCCAACCCGCGCGGTGAATGGCGCGTGCAGCTCGGCGCGTTCGGCGTGCACGGCAATGCCGAACGGCTATGGTCGAAGATCTCCGACAATCCGGCCCTCGCGGGAACGGACCGGGCGCTCGTCCCGGCGGGTCGGCTAATGCAACTGCAGGCGGTCGGCTTCGGCAGCCGCTCCGATGCCCGGGCCGCGTGCCTTGCGCTCAGGCGCGAAGGTCAGGCCTGCATCGTCGCCGCGCCGCCTTCCTGA